The proteins below come from a single Miscanthus floridulus cultivar M001 chromosome 1, ASM1932011v1, whole genome shotgun sequence genomic window:
- the LOC136488052 gene encoding splicing factor 3B subunit 6-like protein has protein sequence MAAAGLRKGNARLPPEVNRVLYVRNLPFNISSEEMYDIFGKYGAIRQIRLGNAKDTRGTAYVVYEDIYDAKNAVDHLSGFNVANRYLIVLYYQPAKMSKKSDIKKKEDEITRLQEKYGVGSKTPGPGSSD, from the coding sequence atggcggcggcgggccTGCGGAAGGGGAACGCGCGCCTCCCTCCGGAGGTGAACCGGGTGCTGTACGTGCGGAACCTGCCGTTCAACATCTCGAGCGAGGAGATGTACGACATCTTCGGCAAGTACGGCGCGATCAGGCAGATCCGGCTGGGCAACGCCAAGGACACGCGCGGCACCGCGTACGTCGTCTACGAGGACATCTACGACGCCAAGAACGCCGTCGACCACCTCTCCGGCTTCAACGTCGCCAACCGCTACCTCATCGTGCTCTACTACCAGccagccaagatgtccaagaagtcGGATATCAAGAAAAAGGAGGACGAGATCACCAGGCTCCAGGAGAAGTACGGAGTAGGGTCCAAGACGCCCGGCCCTGGCTCCAGCGACTGA
- the LOC136487820 gene encoding uncharacterized protein — protein MSSLPSACTVAPDAFYRCHRQIAAFCTRFSYVRAIKALTILSVISFLFKAPRTLLIPARRHSLPPCSMPTMSRTTPSSPLTRATPPLSPTAGGTPSRLAVAPACPSTPQCAIPVSPHTPGRARAGAPTPPPATPPPESTLRQPASQASQKRAPAAVRKPSRALRAIRALIRSLPIVAPAACRPASALPRRYTKPHDGHGGSGGARVTGTFYGHRRARITLAVQERPGSLPSLVLEIGVPTGKLMQELSAGGHVRIALECEKKSKKSTPSEGGGNVSLLEEAMWTAYVNGRRVGYAVRREASEGDLAVMQLLSTVSVGAGVLPGDVVDAPAGAEADGEVAYMRAGFDRVVGSKDSESFYMINPEGGAGGGTELSIFLVRV, from the coding sequence ATGTCAAGCCTGCCGTCAGCTTGCACGGTTGCACCTGATGCGTTCTACCGATGTCACAGACAAATCGCAGCATTTTGCACTCGATTCTCGTACGTGCGTGCCATTAAGGCATTAACCATTCTGTCTGTCATCAGCTTCCTTTTTAAGGCCCCAAGGACTCTCTTGATCCCCGCACGTCGTCACTCCTTGCCGCCCTGTAGCATGCCAACCATGTCACGCACGACGCCCTCGAGCCCGTTGACGCGCGCCACGCCCCCGCTCTCCCCGACGGCCGGCGGCACTCCGAGTCGCCTGGCCGTCGCGCCGGCCTGCCCGTCCACCCCGCAGTGCGCCATCCCGGTGTCGCCCCATACGCCGGGCAGGGCAAGGGCGGGCGCGCCCAccccgccgccggccacgccgCCCCCGGAGAGCACGCTCCGGCAGCCGGCGTCGCAGGCGTCGCAGAAgcgcgcgcccgccgccgtccgGAAGCCGTCGCGGGCGCTCCGCGCGATCCGCGCGCTGATCCGGTCGCTGCCCATCGTCGCGCCCGCGGCCTGCCGCCCGGCGTCCGCGCTCCCGCGGCGCTACACCAAGCCGCACGACGggcacggcggcagcggcggcgcgcgcgtcaCCGGCACGTTCTACGGGCACCGCCGCGCGCGCATCACCCTCGCCGTCCAGGAGCGCCCCGGCAGCCTCCCGTCGCTCGTGCTCGAGATCGGCGTGCCCACGGGGAAGCTCATGCAGGAGCTCTCCGCCGGCGGGCACGTCCGCATCGCCCTCGAGTGCGAGAAGAAGTCCAAGAAGTCGACGCCTTCCGAAGGCGGCGGCAACGTGAGCCTGCTGGAGGAGGCGATGTGGACGGCGTACGTGAACGGGCGGCGCGTGGGTTACGCGGTGAGGCGGGAGGCCTCGGAGGGCGACCTCGCCGTGATGCAGCTCCTGAGTACGGTCTCGGTGGGCGCCGGCGTGCTGCCCGGGGACGTGGTGGACGCGCCAGCCGGGGCGGAGGCCGACGGCGAGGTGGCGTACATGCGCGCCGGGTTCGACAGGGTGGTCGGAAGCAAGGACTCCGAGTCGTTCTACATGATTAACCCGGAGGGGGGCGCCGGCGGTGGCACGGAGCTCAGCATATTTCTTGTCAGGGTGTAG
- the LOC136488388 gene encoding protein PHLOEM UNLOADING MODULATOR-like translates to MAKPARAPRPKPPQKRASARRLLGLGGLGVAAAAYVGVDYLRHLSPAWHGRLQPALWAALALAAAARAPFYRHWSAELRAALPFLGSIAFMLAAFLCEAISVRFVSAVMGLHWHRTAAPLPETGQWLLLSLNEKLPQSVVDLLRAHVITLHHYLMLFIMLGFSVLFDCIKAPGLGIATRYMFTMAIGRVLRTITFIATILPSARPWCAAARYQIPQHPHPWAQKYYVPYASDSNAIRRVITHDMAYAAVQAYPEEYRPDWGRMSFLVDILRPTPGEGPSWYHLLKKASGGCNDLMYSGHMLVAVLTAMAWTEAYGGWISVAIWLLVLHSAQREVRERHHYSVDCVAAIYVGILLWRMTGFIWSARDLTRARRLAKLEEIQSRLVHAAKDSDIDEIRGLLKEVELAGQEKQGFSQRAILTFAAGTIIFTLSCVLIAFTMTSDG, encoded by the exons ATGGCGAAGCCGGCGCGGGCGCCGAGGCCGAAGCCGCCGCAGAAGCGGGCGTCCGCCCGGCGGCTCCTCGGCCTCGGCGGGCTGGGCGTCGCGGCGGCGGCGTACGTGGGCGTGGACTACCTGCGGCACCTCTCGCCGGCGTGGCACGGCCGGCTGCAGCCGGCGCTGTGGGCGGCGCTGGCGCTCGCGGCCGCCGCGCGCGCCCCGTTCTACCGCCACTGGTCCGCGGAGCTGCGCGCCGCGCTGCCCTTCCTGGGATCCATCGCCTTCATGCTCGCCGCCTTCCTCTGCGAGGCCATCTCTGTCCGCTTCGTCTCCGCCGTCATGGGCCTGCACTGGCACAG AACTGCCGCGCCACTTCCTGAAACCGGCCAATGGCTGCTTCTATCATTGAATGAGAAGCTCCCTCAGAGCGTGGTTGATCTACTGAGAGCTCATGTTATCACTCTTCACCACTATCTGATGTTGTTTATCATGCTGGGGTTCTCAGTTCTGTTTGACTGCATCAAAGCTCCTGGTCTTGGTATAGCCACAAGATATATGTTCACTATGGCAATTGGCCGTGTGCTTCGGACGATAACTTTCATTGCTACCATTCTTCCATCTGCAAGACCTTGGTGCGCTGCAGCCCGTTATCAAATACCTCAACATCCTCATCCTTGGGCACAGAAATATTATGTTCCATATGCTTCTGATTCAAATGCCATTCGTAGAGTGATAACGCATGATATGGCATATG CTGCTGTTCAAGCTTACCCAGAGGAATATAGACCCGATTGGGGACGTATGAGCTTCCTTGTAGACATTTTGAGACCAACTCCTGGAGAAGGGCCTTCATGGTACCATCTTTTGAAGAAAGCTAGTGGCGGTTGCAATGACCTTATGTACAGTGGACATATGCTTGTTGCTGTCCTTACTGCAATGGCGTGGACG GAAGCATACGGGGGCTGGATCTCTGTTGCAATATGGCTCCTCGTCCTGCACAGCGCACAGAGGGAGGTACGTGAGCGGCACCACTACAGCGTGGACTGTGTTGCTGCAATCTACGTCGGCATCCTCCTGTGGAGGATGACGGGGTTCATCTGGTCTGCCAGAGACCTGACCCGAGCTAGACGGCTAGCCAAGCTTGAGGAGATCCAGAGCAGGCTGGTCCATGCTGCAAAGGACAGTGACATTGATGAGATCAGGGGCCTGCTTAAGGAGGTGGAGCTAGCCGGCCAGGAGAAGCAGGGCTTCTCGCAGAGAGCTATCCTGACCTTTGCCGCAGGAACAATCATCTTCACCTTGTCTTGTGTTCTCATTGCCTTCACAATGACTAGCGACGGTTGA
- the LOC136479809 gene encoding uncharacterized protein, whose product MEGRGNPPLNTTDAVIKKPRSVTSRKPRSTEQLTSEYNGICPPSRSAPRDDDTGVEAGGHWRKELHLNSPEMKGSMAHRSDVPRKIRRDDGSGGDHDGHGRSSKTKDAAKHGSDGILALECTARNNGSPDNPQLVPRDDSVPGENRPRKVKLKVVGINRTLHTKIGQDAGGSGIPATSDGSIHQYKQKDSAGQANKDTHGNRVEGKHGNRHEISPSSDLVRKSKRIPKKKTLDGDSDDEDGELRYLEKLKGAKVAPDPVNTGHEAYDFGDDALKKKKLSKLSKNKSTPYEVDEDFRTSRSGRDGRKKSNLGDDNEFIEEEESEMDEKNGLKEADSPQDVKIETPGLTTRQRALQGRGGNGESLIEFPDGLPAASSRRQKEKLSDVEIQAKKAEAAQRRKMQVEKAEKEQQAEAIRKILGIDSEKKKEEKKLKEREEREKQARLEEYRKNCVQTVMSPTGTVITFPESMGLPSIFNSKPVSYPPPREKCAGPSCTNPYKYRDSKTLLPLCSLACYKAVQGRPPAQGSEAGQGSSAAQGSEAGQGSSAAQGSDAGQGTDAAQQSGGKQA is encoded by the exons ATGGAGGGGCGCGGGAACCCTCCGCTCAACACCACTGATGCTGTGATCAAGAAGCCAAGGAGTGTCACATCCAGGAAGCCAAGGTCTACGGAGCAGCTCACCTCTGAGTACAATGGCATTTGCCCGCCGTCTCGGAGCGCTCCCCGTGACGATGACACTGGTGTTGAAGCTGGTGGGCATTGGAGGAAAGAGCTACACCTAAATAGCCCTGAAATGAAGGGCTCCATGGCTCATAGGAGTGACGTGCCCAGGAAGATAAGAAGGGATGATGGATCTGGAGGCGACCATGATGGCCATGGTCGGAGCAGCAAAACGAAGGATGCCGCCAAGCATGGAAGTGATGGTATTCTTGCCCTAGAGTGCACAGCAAGAAACAATGGATCCCCTGATAACCCACAGTTGGTCCCCAGAGATGACTCTGTGCCTGGTGAAAATAGGCCGAGAAAAGTAAAGCTCAAAGTTGTCGGGATTAATCGAACCCTACATACCAAAATTGGCCAGGATGCTGGTGGCAGTGGCATTCCTGCCACGTCGGATGGCTCTATTCATCAGTACAAGCAAAAG gatTCTGCTGGTCAAGCAAACAAAGATACCCATGGTAATCGTGTTGAAGGAAAACATGGCAACAGGCACGAAATTTCTCCGTCTTCTGACCTTGTTCGCAAGAGCAAAAGGATTCCTAAGAAGAAAACACTTGACGGAGAttctgatgatgaagatggtgaATTGCGCTACCTGGAAAAACTCAAAGGGGCTAAAGTTGCACCAGATCCTGTGAACACTGGCCATGAAGCTTATGATTTTGGTGAtgatgctctcaagaaaaagaaGCTATCCAAGCTTTCTAAAAATAAGAGCACCCCATATGAAGTGGACGAGGACTTCAGAACGTCTCGATCTGGCAGGGATGGTAGGAAGAAGTCCAATTTAGGGGATGACAATGAGTTTATAGAAGAGGAGGAATCTGAGATGGATGAAAAGAATGGTCTAAAGGAAGCTGATTCACCTCAAGATGTGAAGATTGAAACCCCTGGGCTTACAACAAGACAGCGAGCCCTTCAAGGCAGGGGTGGGAATGGTGAAAGCTTGATTGAATTTCCTGATGGATTACCAGCAGCTTCATCAAGAA GGCAAAAGGAGAAGCTCTCAGATGTGGAGATACAAGCCAAAAAAGCAGAAGCTGCGCAGAGGCGTAAGATGCAAGTTGAGAAGGCAGAGAAAGAACAACAG GCTGAAGCAATTAGGAAGATACTGGGTATAGATTctgagaagaaaaaggaagagaaGAAGCTGAAAGAACGGGAAGAGAGG GAAAAACAAGCAAGATTGGAAGAATACAGGAAAAACTGCGTCCAGACTGTCATGAGCCCAACTGGAACTGTGATTACATTCCCTGAGAGTATGGGGCTTCCAAGCATATTTAACTCCAAACCTGTCAG ctATCCGCCTCCAAGGGAGAAGTGTGCAGGCCCATCGTGCACAAACCCGTACAAGTACCGCGACTCCAAGACGCTGCTCCCTCTCTGCAGCCTGGCGTGCTACAAGGCTGTCCAGGGCCGGCCTCCTGCCCAGGGAAGTGAAGCTGGCCAGGGAAGCAGTGCTGCCCAGGGGAGTGAAGCTGGTCAGGGAAGCAGCGCTGCCCAGGGAAGCGATGCTGGCCAGGGAACTGACGCTGCCCAGCAAAGTGGTGGGAAGCAAGCATGA
- the LOC136487902 gene encoding peptidyl-prolyl cis-trans isomerase CYP22-like isoform X1, with amino-acid sequence MASGGAAISAGPTPPSATATAVEWHQRPPNPKNPVVFFDVTIGSIPAGRIKMELFADIAPKTAENFRQFCTGEHRKNALPQGYKGCQFHRVIKDFMIQGGDFLKNDGTGCTSIYGTKFDDENFIAKHTGPGLLSMANSGINSNGSQFFITCAKCDWLDNKHVVFGRVLGDGLLVMRKIENVATGANNKPKLACIISECGEM; translated from the exons ATGGCGTCCGGCGGAGCGGCCATCTCGGCGGGGCCGACGCCACCGTCGGCGACCGCGACGGCGGTGGAGTGGCACCAGCGGCCGCCGAACCCGAAGAACCCCGTGGTGTTCTTCGACGTGACCATCGGCTCCATCCCCGCTGGCCGCATCAAGATGGAGCTCTTCGCCGACATCGCCCCCAAGACCGCGGAGAACTTCCG GCAGTTCTGCACTGGGGAGCATAG AAAAAATGCTTTGCCACAGGGTTATAAGGGCTGTCAATTCCATAGAGTGATCAAAGATTTCATGATTCAGGGTGGTGACTTCTTGAAG AATGATGGTACTGGATGCACATCAATCTATGGCACCAAATTTGATGATGAAAATTTTATTGCAAAGCATACAGGGCCTGGACTGCTCTCAATG GCAAACAGTGGAATTAACTCTAATGGATCTCAG TTCTTTATAACATGTGCAAAGTGTGACTGGCTTGACAACAAACATGTGGTATTTGGG AGAGTGCTTGGAGACGGTTTGCTCGTCATGAGGAAGATTGAAAATGTTGCAACTGGAGCGAATAACAAACCAAAGCTTGCCTGCATTATAAGCGAGTGTGGTGAGATGTAG
- the LOC136487902 gene encoding peptidyl-prolyl cis-trans isomerase CYP22-like isoform X2, translating into MASGGAAISAGPTPPSATATAVEWHQRPPNPKNPVVFFDVTIGSIPAGRIKMELFADIAPKTAENFRQFCTGEHRKNALPQGYKGCQFHRVIKDFMIQGGDFLKNDGTGCTSIYGTKFDDENFIAKHTGPGLLSMANSGINSNGSQVQLPSPKLHIALMPESDLFRNKFEVILFITALLSL; encoded by the exons ATGGCGTCCGGCGGAGCGGCCATCTCGGCGGGGCCGACGCCACCGTCGGCGACCGCGACGGCGGTGGAGTGGCACCAGCGGCCGCCGAACCCGAAGAACCCCGTGGTGTTCTTCGACGTGACCATCGGCTCCATCCCCGCTGGCCGCATCAAGATGGAGCTCTTCGCCGACATCGCCCCCAAGACCGCGGAGAACTTCCG GCAGTTCTGCACTGGGGAGCATAG AAAAAATGCTTTGCCACAGGGTTATAAGGGCTGTCAATTCCATAGAGTGATCAAAGATTTCATGATTCAGGGTGGTGACTTCTTGAAG AATGATGGTACTGGATGCACATCAATCTATGGCACCAAATTTGATGATGAAAATTTTATTGCAAAGCATACAGGGCCTGGACTGCTCTCAATG GCAAACAGTGGAATTAACTCTAATGGATCTCAGGTACAATTGCCTTCTCCAAAATTGCACATAGCCTTAATGCCTGAGTCAGATTTATTCCGCAATAAGTTTGAAGTAATATTATTTATTACTGCACTACT TTCTTTATAA